One part of the Janthinobacterium sp. 17J80-10 genome encodes these proteins:
- a CDS encoding LysR family transcriptional regulator → MDRLRLMETFVRVVETGNFSAVAREGFTTQSAISKQVQALEAQVGARLLVRSTRSHSLTEAGKLYYERCRQVLDTLEDARIEVHRAEHEISGVVRVAAPVAFGRLHIVPRLPAFFERYPKLRVDLQLDDSFIDLVAAGIDVTFRVGELKDSRLTARRIGTAHRAALAAPAYLARHGEPRHPDELLQHNCLIYTPLASINEWHFRDEQDAAHVVRVAGSFQSNSSEAIRQAVCEGIGISYSTLWVYGDDIRAGRIKPILTQFRPPPLPLNVVFQPARRPSLKINSFVNYFAHAFDQDPDIAQMLTAAEE, encoded by the coding sequence ATGGATCGTTTGCGCTTGATGGAAACCTTTGTGCGGGTGGTGGAGACCGGCAACTTTTCGGCCGTGGCGCGCGAAGGCTTTACCACGCAGTCCGCCATCAGCAAGCAGGTGCAGGCGCTGGAGGCGCAGGTCGGTGCGCGCCTGCTGGTGCGTTCCACGCGCAGCCACTCGCTCACCGAAGCCGGCAAGCTGTATTACGAGCGCTGCCGCCAGGTACTGGATACGCTCGAGGATGCCCGCATCGAAGTGCACCGCGCCGAGCATGAAATCAGCGGCGTGGTGCGGGTGGCGGCACCCGTCGCCTTCGGCCGCCTGCATATCGTGCCGCGCCTGCCGGCGTTTTTTGAACGCTATCCCAAGCTGCGCGTGGACCTGCAGCTCGACGACAGCTTCATCGACCTTGTGGCAGCGGGCATTGATGTGACCTTCCGCGTCGGCGAACTCAAGGATAGCCGGCTGACCGCGCGGCGCATCGGCACGGCGCACCGCGCTGCCCTGGCCGCGCCGGCTTACCTGGCACGGCATGGCGAGCCGCGTCATCCGGATGAACTGCTGCAGCATAACTGCCTGATCTATACGCCACTGGCCAGCATCAATGAATGGCACTTCCGGGATGAGCAAGATGCAGCGCACGTGGTGCGCGTTGCCGGCAGCTTCCAGTCCAACAGTTCCGAGGCGATCCGCCAGGCAGTGTGCGAAGGCATCGGCATCAGTTATTCCACGCTGTGGGTGTATGGCGACGATATCCGCGCCGGCCGCATCAAGCCTATCCTGACGCAATTCCGCCCGCCGCCCCTGCCGCTGAATGTGGTCTTCCAGCCGGCCCGGCGGCCCTCGCTGAAGATCAACAGCTTCGTCAATTATTTTGCGCACGCCTTCGACCAGGACCCGGATATCGCGCAAATGCTCACTGCCGCGGAAGAATAG
- the recD gene encoding exodeoxyribonuclease V subunit alpha, translating to MTQANALLAGLEALVEDGMLRHLGVAFARFIATLSAASPAIAADAAPAAPATTAPLVLASAVLSELEGRGHSCLNLGELAADPCALLGWTREQWEGVLDASGPLPADAAAWQTTLGACTQVWVVGTEDRCQPLVLDRDRLYLRRYWRNETLVARQAAMRAACVREVDAARVRDWLDRLFDAAAQEAPAADAGPDWQRIACAIAVRSSFSIITGGPGTGKTYTVARLLALLFALAEDPERLRIALAAPTGKAAARLKQSIDDALGGLVARVGAALPLAQLAARLPSAGTLHSLLGARPDTRALRHHAGNPLDIDVLVVDEASMVHLEMMAALLDALPATTMLILLGDKDQLASVEAGAVLGDLCSDAQHGAYVQATADYALAASGQVIAAEMLGAGDMLAQQTVMLRKSRRFGGPIGALASAVNAGDPAAVQESLRCPDGGPVHWIAHARQSDVLALATDGRAGAAGGYRAYLALLQKMPRADDAADPVAYEAWVKSVLLAFDTFRILCAVREGEWGVAGLNQAIEQRLEREGLIRRRGEWYAGRPVMVSRNDYGVGVFNGDIGIVLPDPARADAQRVYFLNGDAVRSVLATRLAAVETAYAMTVHKSQGSEFRHVAMVLPPEAGQVVARELVYTGITRARECFTLVTPAAAVLEAAVLRKTKRASGLQVLLGEAAMEEGETPGRI from the coding sequence ATGACCCAGGCAAATGCCTTGCTTGCCGGACTTGAGGCGCTGGTCGAAGACGGCATGCTGCGCCATCTCGGCGTCGCTTTTGCGCGCTTCATCGCCACGCTGTCGGCGGCGTCGCCCGCCATTGCAGCCGATGCAGCTCCTGCAGCACCTGCCACCACGGCGCCGCTGGTGCTGGCCAGCGCCGTCTTGTCTGAACTTGAAGGACGCGGCCACAGTTGCCTGAATCTCGGCGAGCTCGCTGCCGACCCGTGTGCGCTGCTGGGCTGGACGCGCGAGCAGTGGGAGGGTGTGCTGGATGCCAGCGGCCCGCTGCCCGCCGATGCTGCGGCATGGCAGACTACCCTGGGCGCCTGCACGCAGGTCTGGGTGGTCGGAACAGAAGACCGTTGCCAGCCGCTGGTGCTGGACCGCGACCGCCTGTACCTGCGCCGCTACTGGCGCAATGAAACCCTGGTGGCGCGCCAGGCCGCAATGCGCGCTGCCTGCGTGCGCGAAGTGGATGCGGCGCGCGTGCGCGACTGGCTGGACAGGTTGTTCGACGCGGCTGCGCAGGAAGCGCCAGCGGCAGATGCCGGGCCCGACTGGCAAAGGATCGCCTGCGCGATTGCCGTGCGCAGCAGCTTTTCCATCATTACCGGCGGCCCCGGCACCGGTAAAACTTATACGGTGGCGCGCTTGCTGGCCCTGTTGTTTGCGCTGGCGGAAGACCCTGAGCGCCTGCGCATTGCGCTGGCTGCGCCCACCGGCAAGGCCGCGGCGCGCCTGAAACAATCGATCGACGATGCCCTCGGCGGCCTGGTGGCCCGCGTTGGCGCAGCCCTGCCGCTGGCGCAACTGGCAGCGCGCCTGCCGTCCGCCGGCACCCTGCACAGCTTGCTGGGCGCGCGCCCCGACACGCGCGCGCTGCGTCACCACGCCGGCAACCCGCTCGACATCGATGTCCTGGTCGTCGATGAAGCATCGATGGTGCATCTGGAAATGATGGCGGCGTTGCTTGACGCGCTGCCAGCGACGACCATGCTGATCCTTCTGGGCGACAAGGACCAGCTCGCTTCGGTGGAAGCCGGCGCGGTGCTGGGCGACCTGTGCTCGGATGCCCAGCATGGCGCGTATGTGCAAGCCACCGCGGACTATGCGCTGGCAGCAAGCGGCCAGGTCATCGCGGCGGAGATGCTGGGCGCCGGAGACATGCTTGCGCAGCAAACCGTCATGCTGCGCAAGAGCCGGCGCTTCGGCGGCCCCATCGGCGCACTGGCATCGGCAGTCAATGCCGGCGACCCGGCGGCAGTGCAGGAAAGCCTGCGCTGCCCGGACGGCGGCCCTGTGCACTGGATCGCGCATGCACGGCAGTCCGACGTGCTGGCGCTGGCGACAGATGGCCGCGCGGGCGCCGCGGGCGGCTACCGCGCCTATCTCGCGCTGCTGCAAAAAATGCCGCGGGCCGACGATGCGGCCGATCCTGTCGCGTACGAGGCATGGGTGAAATCGGTATTGCTGGCCTTCGATACGTTCCGCATCCTGTGCGCCGTGCGCGAGGGCGAGTGGGGCGTGGCCGGCCTCAACCAGGCCATCGAACAGCGCCTGGAAAGGGAAGGCCTGATCCGTCGCCGCGGCGAATGGTACGCAGGCCGGCCCGTCATGGTGAGCCGCAACGATTACGGCGTCGGCGTCTTCAACGGCGACATCGGCATCGTATTGCCGGACCCGGCGCGCGCCGATGCCCAGCGCGTGTACTTCCTCAACGGCGACGCGGTGCGCAGCGTCCTGGCAACGCGCCTGGCGGCGGTGGAAACCGCGTATGCGATGACCGTGCACAAGTCGCAAGGCTCGGAATTCCGCCATGTGGCCATGGTCTTGCCGCCGGAAGCCGGGCAGGTCGTGGCGCGTGAACTGGTGTACACGGGCATCACACGCGCCCGAGAATGCTTTACGCTGGTGACGCCGGCGGCGGCCGTGCTGGAAGCAGCGGTTTTGCGCAAGACCAAGCGCGCCAGCGGCTTGCAGGTCTTGCTGGGCGAGGCGGCAATGGAAGAGGGGGAAACGCCAGGTAGAATTTGA
- a CDS encoding ABC transporter substrate-binding protein, whose protein sequence is MKTIRHRAAAFAGMLFTVLALASQVSAQEAPDVLVKRVSEEIIHLATRDPQIQAGNRQRIVAVVNEKILPHADFQRATALAVGRHWRAATPEQKDRLINEFRDLLMYTYAGAMSQIKEDYPLKFLPLRAEPGATEVEVRFEVVQKRKRSGEPIRVSYRMAKTPDGWKIFDVNVVGVWMSEAYRNTFTSEINRAGIDGLIETLTEKNKKLAESAEQSSRPKAL, encoded by the coding sequence ATGAAAACAATCCGTCACCGGGCAGCGGCATTCGCCGGCATGCTCTTTACCGTGCTGGCGCTGGCAAGCCAGGTGTCTGCGCAGGAAGCCCCAGATGTGCTGGTCAAGCGCGTCAGCGAGGAAATCATCCACCTGGCAACGCGTGATCCGCAAATTCAGGCGGGCAATCGTCAGCGCATCGTTGCCGTGGTCAATGAAAAAATTCTGCCACATGCCGATTTCCAGCGCGCCACCGCACTGGCAGTGGGCCGCCACTGGCGCGCCGCTACCCCGGAACAGAAAGACCGACTGATCAACGAATTTCGTGACTTGTTGATGTACACCTATGCCGGTGCCATGTCGCAAATCAAGGAAGACTATCCCTTGAAATTCCTGCCCCTGCGCGCCGAGCCGGGCGCAACCGAAGTGGAGGTGCGTTTCGAAGTGGTGCAGAAACGCAAGCGCAGCGGCGAACCGATCCGGGTCAGTTACAGGATGGCGAAGACGCCGGACGGCTGGAAGATTTTTGACGTCAACGTGGTTGGCGTATGGATGAGCGAAGCCTATAGAAATACCTTTACGTCGGAAATCAACCGCGCCGGCATCGATGGACTGATCGAGACCCTGACCGAAAAAAATAAAAAACTGGCGGAAAGCGCCGAACAATCCTCCCGGCCCAAGGCATTGTAG
- a CDS encoding EAL domain-containing protein has protein sequence MRKRAAIVMALVVGLIAIAAPILVALYVAGSQSLDEERVRAASLASEVLRRSDETSLQILAAFDKLEAARSADPCSLENIERMREIDVGSTNLQTVGYVANNKLMCSSLGSHGVGIAIGAPDYVNITGVSIRASVVLPFAPTMRFTISTREQSGYAAIVHRSLPLDVAMYRPDMAIGLVGQDGKPLMNRGAFKPEWLEGTRPGQKNRRFDGDYIVATEYSGLNAFTAYAAVPATYLRAGMRRTALLVVPVGIAAGLMLAFAVFYLTRQQLSLPALLRVALRADEFFLLYQPLVDLQSGSWHGAEALIRWRRKDGEVLAPDLFIHAAEGNGLIRQLTRKVMALVVRDIAELLQRNTDFHVGINLSPEDLQSNDIVNELHDMIKKAGIGPGGIMVEATERGFLNAKHVAQTIRDIRKMSICVAIDDFGTGYSSLSYLTTFELDYLKIDKSFVDTIGTESATSQVILHIIEMAKSLKLKIIAEGVETEAQAHYLREHGVHYAQGWLFGKPMSPAELASRLEAQRQQG, from the coding sequence TTGAGAAAACGTGCCGCCATCGTCATGGCACTGGTTGTCGGCCTGATTGCCATCGCGGCGCCGATCCTGGTTGCGCTGTACGTGGCGGGCAGCCAGAGCCTCGACGAAGAAAGAGTGCGCGCCGCCAGTCTTGCCAGCGAAGTCCTGCGTCGCAGCGACGAAACCAGCCTGCAGATCCTGGCTGCATTTGACAAGCTGGAGGCCGCGCGGTCCGCCGATCCATGCTCATTGGAAAACATCGAGCGCATGCGCGAAATCGACGTCGGTTCGACCAATCTCCAGACAGTGGGGTATGTTGCCAACAATAAACTCATGTGTTCTTCGCTGGGCAGTCACGGCGTCGGCATTGCCATAGGCGCACCGGACTATGTGAATATTACCGGGGTCAGCATACGCGCCTCGGTCGTGCTGCCGTTTGCGCCGACCATGCGATTCACGATTTCCACGCGCGAGCAAAGTGGCTATGCGGCGATTGTGCATCGATCCTTGCCGCTGGACGTGGCAATGTACCGGCCAGACATGGCGATTGGCCTGGTTGGCCAGGATGGCAAGCCGCTCATGAACCGTGGGGCGTTCAAGCCGGAATGGCTGGAAGGCACAAGGCCGGGACAAAAAAACCGGCGCTTCGACGGTGACTATATCGTCGCGACCGAGTATTCCGGACTGAATGCCTTTACTGCCTACGCTGCCGTGCCGGCCACCTATCTGCGCGCGGGGATGCGCCGCACAGCACTGTTGGTGGTACCAGTGGGAATTGCGGCGGGCCTCATGCTGGCGTTCGCGGTGTTTTACCTGACACGGCAGCAGTTGTCGCTACCAGCGCTGCTGCGCGTTGCGCTGCGCGCGGATGAGTTCTTCCTGCTCTATCAGCCGCTGGTCGATCTGCAAAGCGGCAGCTGGCATGGCGCCGAAGCGCTGATCCGCTGGCGCCGCAAAGATGGCGAAGTGCTGGCGCCTGACCTGTTCATCCACGCCGCGGAGGGAAATGGCCTGATCAGGCAATTGACCCGCAAAGTGATGGCGCTGGTCGTACGCGACATTGCCGAGCTATTGCAACGGAACACGGATTTCCATGTCGGCATCAACTTATCGCCAGAGGATCTCCAAAGCAACGATATTGTCAACGAACTGCATGACATGATCAAAAAAGCGGGCATCGGACCCGGCGGCATCATGGTGGAAGCAACCGAACGAGGCTTTCTCAATGCAAAGCATGTCGCCCAGACTATCCGCGACATTCGCAAGATGAGCATTTGCGTCGCCATCGATGATTTTGGCACCGGCTATTCGAGCCTGTCGTACCTGACCACGTTCGAACTGGATTACCTGAAGATCGACAAATCGTTCGTCGACACCATCGGCACCGAATCGGCCACCAGCCAGGTCATCCTGCATATCATTGAAATGGCGAAATCGCTCAAGCTGAAAATTATCGCCGAAGGCGTCGAGACGGAAGCACAGGCGCACTATTTGCGCGAACACGGTGTACATTACGCACAGGGCTGGCTGTTCGGCAAGCCGATGTCGCCTGCAGAATTGGCCAGCCGGCTGGAAGCGCAGCGGCAGCAAGGATAA
- a CDS encoding lipase, whose translation MPQQPADSPLRLTGFRTVFACLFLAGAATFTMPQPAHALSCGVHEKSVCKGEDKQFAGGFNPGTGYGGFGGGACRARQTPVIFIHGNADGSVSWDAPPGNVAGYPTPPRSVYAEMKARGYQDCELFGVTYLSAEERKLENVGKNYHQPAKYRIIHDFILAVQAYTGKPQVDIVAHSLGVTQTLATLHYYKMSGSVRKFVNIAGGLRGLASCQLTGFANPQAPTCGSQNLADGNTFGFYPEGYAGVLWVSNPWTGTGTPRSLRQAPKHAAATTFYTISAGNRDEVACAASGFHSGCHLTSKFDAAPNVRAQIDIGAGADAAQLDLDWSDKSPFNRMGGDASNGIGHFRAKDNAGTIIYRMLQTDCRGLACAQEYRYGPKSAY comes from the coding sequence GTGCCGCAGCAACCTGCTGACTCACCGCTTCGTCTGACTGGTTTTCGCACGGTATTCGCCTGCCTGTTTCTGGCCGGAGCCGCCACCTTCACGATGCCCCAACCTGCCCATGCGCTGAGCTGCGGCGTCCATGAAAAAAGCGTGTGCAAGGGAGAGGACAAGCAGTTTGCCGGCGGATTCAATCCCGGCACTGGCTACGGTGGCTTTGGCGGCGGCGCGTGCCGGGCGCGGCAGACGCCCGTGATTTTTATCCACGGTAATGCCGATGGTTCCGTGAGCTGGGATGCCCCGCCGGGCAATGTTGCCGGCTATCCGACGCCGCCACGTTCCGTGTATGCGGAAATGAAGGCGCGCGGCTACCAGGATTGCGAATTATTTGGGGTGACCTATCTTTCGGCGGAAGAACGCAAGCTGGAAAACGTCGGCAAGAATTATCACCAGCCAGCCAAATATCGCATCATTCATGATTTCATCCTGGCGGTGCAAGCCTATACCGGCAAGCCGCAAGTCGATATCGTGGCCCATTCGCTGGGTGTGACGCAAACGCTGGCGACCTTGCACTACTACAAGATGTCTGGCTCTGTGCGCAAGTTCGTCAATATCGCCGGTGGCCTGCGCGGCTTGGCCAGTTGCCAGCTGACCGGCTTTGCCAACCCGCAGGCGCCGACCTGCGGATCGCAAAATTTAGCAGACGGCAATACCTTCGGTTTTTATCCGGAAGGTTATGCCGGCGTACTGTGGGTGAGCAACCCGTGGACCGGCACCGGCACGCCCAGATCGTTGCGGCAAGCGCCCAAGCATGCTGCTGCCACGACGTTTTATACCATTAGCGCAGGCAACAGGGACGAGGTGGCTTGCGCTGCGTCGGGCTTCCACTCCGGCTGCCATCTCACCAGCAAATTCGACGCTGCGCCCAACGTGCGGGCACAAATCGACATCGGCGCCGGCGCAGATGCGGCGCAACTCGACCTGGACTGGTCGGACAAATCGCCCTTCAATCGCATGGGCGGCGATGCCAGCAATGGCATTGGCCACTTCCGCGCCAAGGATAATGCCGGCACCATCATTTACCGAATGCTGCAAACGGATTGCCGCGGCCTGGCATGCGCCCAGGAGTATCGCTATGGGCCCAAATCGGCTTACTAA
- a CDS encoding adenosine deaminase, giving the protein MDATLRNTLEQMPKAELHIHIEGSLEPELIFALARRNGVVLPYASVEALRSAYAFTNLQSFLDIYYAGASVLLTEPDFYDMTMAYLARAHDDHVRHVEIFFDPQTHTARGVAFATVIGGIYRALQDARAQWGMSGALIMCFLRHLPEAEAFATLEDALPYRDKFIGVGLDSSERGHPPEKFTRVFARCRALGLHLVAHAGEEGPAQYITTALDDLHVERIDHGVACLQDPALVERLVRQQTALTVCPLSNIKLCVFERMENHNLLALLDAGIAATVNSDDPAYFGGYLNANLLAAFEALPLTREHAHRLARNSFAAAFLPPAEKAAYLREVEAFFSQQP; this is encoded by the coding sequence ATGGACGCCACCCTGCGCAATACCCTGGAACAAATGCCGAAGGCAGAGCTTCATATCCACATCGAAGGCTCGCTGGAGCCGGAACTCATCTTTGCCCTGGCGCGCCGCAACGGCGTTGTCCTGCCGTATGCCTCGGTCGAGGCGCTGCGCAGCGCCTACGCCTTCACGAACCTGCAATCCTTCCTCGACATTTACTATGCCGGCGCCAGCGTGCTGCTGACCGAGCCTGACTTTTATGACATGACCATGGCGTACCTGGCGCGCGCGCACGACGACCATGTTCGGCATGTGGAAATCTTTTTCGACCCGCAAACCCATACCGCCCGCGGCGTGGCATTTGCGACCGTGATCGGCGGCATCTACCGCGCGCTGCAGGATGCCCGGGCGCAGTGGGGCATGAGCGGTGCGCTGATCATGTGTTTTTTGCGCCACCTGCCCGAAGCGGAGGCATTCGCCACGCTCGAAGACGCCCTGCCTTACCGCGACAAGTTCATCGGCGTGGGGCTGGACTCTTCCGAACGCGGCCATCCGCCGGAAAAATTCACCAGGGTATTTGCGCGCTGCCGCGCACTGGGCTTGCATCTGGTCGCGCATGCCGGCGAAGAAGGCCCAGCCCAATACATCACGACCGCGCTGGATGACTTGCATGTGGAACGCATCGACCACGGCGTGGCTTGCCTGCAGGACCCGGCGCTGGTCGAGCGCCTGGTGCGCCAGCAGACGGCGTTGACGGTATGTCCGCTATCGAACATCAAGCTGTGCGTATTCGAGCGGATGGAAAACCACAACCTGCTGGCGTTGCTGGACGCGGGCATTGCCGCAACCGTCAATTCCGACGACCCGGCCTACTTCGGCGGCTACCTCAACGCCAATCTGCTTGCCGCATTCGAGGCCTTGCCCCTGACCCGCGAACACGCGCACCGGCTGGCACGCAACAGCTTTGCTGCAGCCTTTCTGCCACCGGCAGAAAAGGCGGCCTATCTGCGCGAAGTCGAGGCGTTTTTCAGCCAGCAGCCATAA
- a CDS encoding PEP-CTERM sorting domain-containing protein (PEP-CTERM proteins occur, often in large numbers, in the proteomes of bacteria that also encode an exosortase, a predicted intramembrane cysteine proteinase. The presence of a PEP-CTERM domain at a protein's C-terminus predicts cleavage within the sorting domain, followed by covalent anchoring to some some component of the (usually Gram-negative) cell surface. Many PEP-CTERM proteins exhibit an unusual sequence composition that includes large numbers of potential glycosylation sites. Expression of one such protein has been shown restore the ability of a bacterium to form floc, a type of biofilm.), with amino-acid sequence MKSFKHFLIAATLMLSASAASAAALISSSADPALNGATVLDFNAEATGSFTSRTFNSFVTFSGNQPLFVENTYSGSYGASGNYIASQSSDSPFTIAFANPVSAFGFSWGAADQPWTIDLFGVGGSLLGTLNIAAQSGQYVGFIGGTDNAPIAYAVLTDQSNYTYDYFILDDFKYVAAAEVPEPAPLALLGLGLAAFLLGRRRQK; translated from the coding sequence ATGAAAAGCTTCAAGCACTTCCTGATTGCCGCCACCCTGATGCTGTCGGCAAGCGCCGCCTCTGCTGCAGCACTGATTTCCAGCAGCGCCGATCCTGCCCTGAACGGCGCCACCGTACTTGATTTCAATGCGGAAGCCACCGGCTCCTTCACCTCGCGTACCTTTAACAGCTTTGTCACCTTCAGCGGCAACCAGCCCCTGTTTGTTGAAAACACTTATTCCGGCAGCTATGGCGCCAGCGGCAATTACATCGCCAGCCAGTCCAGCGACAGCCCGTTCACCATTGCGTTTGCCAACCCGGTTTCCGCCTTCGGTTTTTCTTGGGGCGCGGCTGACCAGCCCTGGACCATCGACCTGTTCGGCGTCGGCGGCTCGCTGCTTGGCACGCTGAACATCGCTGCCCAGTCCGGCCAGTACGTCGGCTTCATCGGCGGCACCGACAACGCGCCGATTGCTTACGCCGTGCTGACCGACCAAAGCAACTACACGTACGATTATTTCATTCTCGATGATTTCAAGTATGTTGCTGCAGCAGAAGTGCCGGAACCGGCACCCCTGGCGCTGCTGGGCCTGGGACTGGCGGCATTCCTGCTGGGCCGTCGTCGCCAGAAGTAA